One genomic region from Nitrospira sp. CR1.1 encodes:
- the galE gene encoding UDP-glucose 4-epimerase GalE encodes MILVTGGAGYIGSHTCVELLNAGSAVTVFDNFSNSHPEALARVQRITGKSLRLVRGDLRDRAALVAALRESGATSVIHFAGLKAVGESVEKPLSYYDNNVAGSLRLLEAMGECGVTTLVFSSSATVYGDPQRLPLTEDHPLSATNPYGRTKLMVEEILRDLQRSNASWRIGILRYFNPVGAHASGLIGEDPQGMPNNLLPFVAQVAVGRREHLSVWGNDYSTPDGTGVRDYIHVVDLALGHLKALDALARLEGPGECLTVNLGTGNGYSVLEIVRAFEKASGKAVPYKIAPRRPGDVASCYADPGYALKSLGWRAARGLDEMCADAWRWQQHNPNGYAG; translated from the coding sequence ATGATCTTGGTGACGGGGGGCGCCGGTTATATCGGGTCGCATACCTGTGTGGAACTGCTCAATGCCGGCTCGGCGGTGACGGTATTCGACAACTTTTCCAACAGCCATCCAGAAGCCTTGGCGCGTGTGCAACGCATCACGGGAAAATCCCTTCGCCTGGTGCGCGGCGACCTTCGGGATCGAGCGGCGCTGGTCGCGGCGCTTCGGGAGAGCGGAGCGACGTCGGTTATCCATTTTGCCGGCTTGAAAGCGGTGGGTGAATCGGTGGAGAAACCGCTGTCCTACTACGACAACAACGTGGCGGGATCCCTGCGTCTTCTGGAAGCCATGGGAGAGTGCGGCGTCACCACACTCGTCTTCAGTTCCTCCGCCACGGTCTATGGAGATCCGCAACGCCTGCCGCTGACCGAGGATCATCCGCTGTCCGCGACGAATCCCTATGGACGGACGAAGTTGATGGTCGAAGAAATCTTGCGTGATCTGCAGCGTAGCAATGCTTCCTGGCGCATCGGCATCCTGCGATATTTTAATCCGGTCGGGGCGCATGCCAGCGGCCTGATCGGGGAAGATCCCCAGGGCATGCCGAACAATCTCCTGCCGTTTGTGGCCCAAGTGGCGGTTGGCCGGCGCGAACATTTGAGTGTATGGGGCAACGATTATTCCACTCCTGACGGAACCGGGGTGCGGGATTACATTCACGTGGTGGATTTAGCGCTGGGGCATCTCAAGGCGTTGGATGCGCTGGCGCGCTTGGAAGGGCCGGGGGAATGTTTAACGGTCAATCTCGGCACCGGGAACGGGTACAGCGTCCTGGAGATCGTTCGTGCCTTCGAGAAGGCCAGTGGCAAGGCGGTTCCGTACAAGATTGCCCCGCGACGTCCCGGCGACGTCGCCTCCTGTTACGCCGATCCCGGGTATGCCTTGAAATCGTTGGGCTGGCGCGCCGCTCGCGGGCTGGACGAGATGTGTGCCGATGCCTGGCGCTGGCAACAGCACAATCCGAACGGGTATGCGGGCTGA